Proteins from a genomic interval of Medicago truncatula cultivar Jemalong A17 chromosome 3, MtrunA17r5.0-ANR, whole genome shotgun sequence:
- the LOC11411495 gene encoding protein CELLULOSE SYNTHASE INTERACTIVE 1: MATALTWRFASNNGTTLAANDLERNGDGKAQDSEAPTPHSVLKMGLRERSSSGMEDTDGTLASIAQCIEQLRHNSSSMQEKAHSLKQLLELIDTRENAFSAVGSHSQAVPVLVSLLRSGSLSVKIQAATVLGSLCKENELRVKVLLGGCIPPLLGLLKSSSEEGQVAAAKTIFAVSQGDAKDHVGSKIFSTEGVVPVLWEQLQKGLKSGSVVDSLLTGALKNLYSSTERFWNSTIQAGGVDILLKLLTTGQSSTLANVCFLLACMMMEDASFCSKVLTADATKQLLKLLGPGNDAPVRAEAAGAIKSLSAQCQDARKEIANYNGIPALINATIAPSKEFMQGEYAQAIQENAMCALANISGGLSYVISSLGQSLESCSSPTQTSDTLGALASALMIYDDKAESTRASDPLAVEQTLLEQFKPHSPFLVQERTIEALASLYGNPILSLKLANSDAKRLLVGLITMAANEVQDELLKALLTLCNSECSLWRALQGREGVQLLISLLGLSSEQQQECAVALLCLLSNENDESKWSITAAGGIPPLVQILESGSAKAKEDSATILRNLCDHSEDIRACVESADAVPALLWLLKNGSPNGKEIAAKTLNHLIHKSDTATISQLTALLTSDLPESKVYVLDALRSMLSVVSLSDLLHEGSAASDAIDTMIKLLSCTKEETQAKSASALSGIFETRKDVRESKIAVKTLWSAIKLLNVESRSILVESSRCLAAIFLSIKENREVAINARDALSSLVTLASSSVLEVAELATCAVANLLLDSEVAENAVVEEVILPATRVLREGTKYGKTHAAAAIARLLHSRQVDCAVNDCVNRAGTVLALVSFLDSAIDEPVATTEALEALAILSRLKETTAISKPAWMILAEFPKSISPIVLSISDSTPVLQDKAIEILSRLCKDQPSVLGENVATASGCISSIAKRIINSTSTNLKVKIGGAAILICAAKENHQRLVEDLNLSNLCADLVQSLVDMVISSQATLINQDDVNKELISICRHTKDANDGKLTNSISGADVALWLLSVLACHDEKCRISIMEAGAIEIFTDMIANFSSQYNQIDDKEDSSMWICAMLLAILFQDRDIIRAHATMKSIPALANLLKSEESANKYFAAQSIASLVCNGSRGTLLSVANSGVAGGLISLLGCADVDIRDLLELSNEFSLVPFPDQVALERLFRVDDIRVGATSRKAIPALVDLLKPIPDRPGAPFLALGILTQLARDCPSNKIVMVESGAIEALTKYLSLGPQDAIEEAATDLLGILFSNAEIRRHESAFGAVTQLVAVLRLGGRAARYSAAKALESLFSADNIRNAETARQAVQPLVEILNTGLEREQHAAISALVKLLSENPARALAVADVETNAIDVLCKILSSGCSMDLKGDAAELCCVLFGNTRIRSTVAAARCVEPLVSLLVTEFSPAHHSVVRALDRLVGDEKLADLVVARGAVIPLVGLLFGTNFVLHEAISRALVKLGKDRPSCKMEMVKAGVIECILDILHEAPDYLCAAFAELLRILTNNASIAKGSSAAKVVEPLFFLLTRQEFGPNGQHSVLQVLVNILEHPQCRADYRLTSHQTIEPLIPLLDSQTDTVQQLVAELLSHLLLEEDLQKDPVTQQVIGPLVRVLGSGMQILQQRALKALVSIADVWPNEIAKEGGVIEISKVILQADPSIPHVLWESAASVLASILQFSSEFYLEIPVAVLVRLLQSGSESTISGALNALLVLESDDETSAAAEAMAESGAIEALLELLTSHQCEDTAARLLEVLLNNVKIRETKVTKSAILPLSQYLLDPQTQAQQARLLATLALGDLFQNESLARTADAASACHALVNVLIDQPTEEMKVVAICALQNLVMHSRANKRAVAEASGVQVILDLIGSSDPETSVQAAMFIKLLFSNHTIQEYAVSETVRAITAAIEKDLWATGAVNDEYLKALNSLFSNFAHLRATEPATLSIPHLVTSLKSGSEATQEAALDALFLLRQAWSACPAEVSRAQSIAAADAIPMLQYLLQSGPPRVHEKAEFLLQCLPGTLVVIIKCGNNMKQSVGNPSVYCKLTLGNNPPRQTKVVSTGPNPEWDESFSWSFESPPKGQKLQISCKNKSKMGKSSFGKVTIQIERVVMLGTVSGEYTLLPESKSGPSRNLEIEFQWSNK, translated from the exons ATGGCGACCGCACTGACTTGGAGATTTGCTTCCAACAATGGCACCACCCTTGCTGCTAATGATTTG GAAAGAAATGGTGATGGCAAGGCTCAAGATTCTGAGGCTCCAACTCCCCATTCTGTTCTGAAAATGGGATTGAG AGAACGTAGCAGCAGCGGCATGGAGGATACAGATGGGACATTAGCAAGTATTGCTCAATGCATTGAGCAGCTGCGTCACAACTCgtcttctatgcaagagaaagcgCATTCCTTGAAGCAATTATTGGAGCTTATTGATACGCGTGAAAATGCTTTCAGTGCAGTTGGATCTCATTCTCAGGCAGTTCCGGTGCTTGTTTCCCTTCTCCGATCAGGGTCGTTAAGTGTGAAGATACAGGCAGCAACTGTCTTGGGCTCACTTTGTAAAGAAAACGAGTTAAGGGTGAAAGTCTTGCTTGGAGGATGCATTCCTCCTTTGCTCGGTCTACTGAAGTCCAGTTCAGAAGAAGGTCAAGTAGCTGCTGCAAAGACCATTTTTGCTGTTTCTCAAGGTGATGCCAAAGATCACGTTGGATCAAAAATCTTTTCAACTGAAGGAGTTGTTCCAGTGCTCTGGGAACAGCTGCAAAAGGGCCTAAAAAGTGGAAGTGTAGTAGATAGTTTATTGACTGGAGCATTAAAAAATCTCTACAGCAGTACTGAGAGATTCTGGAATTCGACAATACAGGCTGGAGGAGTGGACATATTACTGAAGTTACTGACAACAGGACAGTCTAGCACATTAGCGAATGTGTGCTTTTTACTTGCCTGTATGATGATGGAAGATGCATCTTTTTGTTCAAAGGTATTGACAGCAGATGCAACAAAACAACTCCTCAAACTTTTAGGCCCTGGTAATGATGCCCCAGTTAGAGCTGAAGCAGCTGGTGCTATTAAATCTCTATCTGCCCAGTGCCAAGATGCAAGGAAAGAGATAGCCAATTATAATGGCATTCCTGCTTTGATTAATGCTACCATAGCTCCTTCCAAAGAGTTCATGCAAGGTGAGTATGCTCAAGCAATACAGGAGAATGCTATGTGTGCTCTTGCAAACATATCTGGTGGTTTGTCTTATGTCATCTCCAGCCTTGGTCAAAGCCTTGAATCATGCTCCTCACCGACCCAAACTTCCGACACATTGGGAGCTTTAGCTTCAGCTCTTATGATATATGACGATAAGGCAGAATCTACTAGAGCATCAGATCCTTTGGCTGTTGAGCAGACATTACTCGAGCAATTTAAACCTCACTCGCCCTTCCTTGTGCAGGAAAGGACCATCGAAGCTCTGGCCAGTTTGTATGGAAATCCTATACTCTCACTTAAACTTGCAAATTCTGATGCAAAGCGTTTGCTTGTTGGTTTAATAACAATGGCTGCTAATGAAGTGCAAGATGAGCTCTTAAAAGCTCTCTTGACACTGTGCAATAGTGAATGCAGTCTATGGCGTGCGCTTCAAGGCCGCGAAGGAGTTCAGctattgatatctcttttgggGCTTTCATCAGAACAGCAACAAGAATGCGCTGTTGCCCTGCTCTGTCTTTTGtctaatgaaaatgatgaaagtaAATGGTCCATTACTGCTGCTGGTGGTATACCTCCACTTGTTCAAATTTTGGAGTCAGGATCTGCAAAAGCGAAGGAAGACTCGGCAACAATCCTCAGGAACCTATGTGATCACAGTGAGGATATACGTGCTTGTGTTGAAAGCGCTGATGCAGTTCCTGCGCTGTTGTGGCTATTGAAGAATGGAAGCCCAAATGGGAAGGAGATTGCAGCTAAGACCTTGAATCACTTAATTCATAAATCTGATACAGCAACTATCAGTCAGCTTACAGCATTATTGACCAGTGATCTACCTGAGTCTAAGGTTTATGTTTTAGATGCTTTGAGGAGTATGCTTTCTGTTGTTTCTCTTAGTGACCTTCTACATGAAGGTAGTGCTGCTAGTGATGCAATCGATACAATGATAAAATTATTGAGCTGCACAAAAGAAGAAACTCAGGCAAAGTCAGCATCAGCTTTGTCAGGAATTTTTGAAACAAGGAAAGATGTGCGAGAAAGTAAAATTGCTGTTAAAACTCTTTGGTCAGCCATCAAGTTGCTTAATGTTGAATCTAGAAGTATCTTAGTGGAGTCCTCACGCTGCCTAGCTGCAATATTTCTTTCCATCAAAGAGAACAGGGAGGTAGCTATTAATGCGAGAGATGCATTATCCTCCCTAGTTACACTAGCTAGCTCTTCAGTTTTGGAGGTAGCAGAGCTGGCAACTTGTGCTGTGGCAAATCTTCTTTTGGATAGTGAAGTTGCTGAGAATGCTGTTGTGGAGGAAGTTATTTTGCCTGCTACCAGAGTATTGCGTGAAGGCACAAAATATGGAAAAACACATGCAGCAGCAGCAATTGCTCGCCTTTTGCATTCTAGGCAAGTTGATTGTGCTGTAAATGACTGTGTGAATCGTGCTGGTACTGTTCTTGCATTAGTTTCTTTCTTAGATTCTGCTATTGATGAACCTGTTGCAACAACAGAGGCTCTAGAAGCACTTGCCATTCTATCAAGGTTGAAAGAGACCACTGCAATTAGTAAACCTGCTTGGATGATTTTGGCCGAATTTCCTAAAAGCATAAGCCCAATAGTTCTGTCAATTTCCGATTCAACACCAGTGTTGCAGGATAAAGCTATTGAAATATTATCTCGATTATGTAAGGATCAGCCTTCTGTGTTAGGAGAGAATGTTGCTACTGCATCTGGATGCATATCTTCAATAGCTAAGAGGATAATCAATTCCACTTCTACAAATCTGAAGGTCAAAATTGGGGGAGCTGCAATTCTGATTTGTGCTGCTAAAGAAAATCATCAAAGGCTTGTGGAGGATCtaaatttatcaaacttgtGTGCAGATCTTGTACAGTCGCTCGTTGATATGGTTATTTCTTCACAGGCTACTTTGATCAATCAGGACGATGTCAACAAGGAACTCATCAGCATTTGCAGGCATACAAAAGACGCCAATGATGGTAAATTGACAAACAGCATATCTGGTGCTGATGTAGCTTTATGGTTACTCTCTGTTCTTGCTTGTCATGACGAAAAATGTAGAATTTCAATAATGGAGGCTGGAGCGATTGAGATTTTCACCGACATGATTGCAAATTTTTCCTCACAATACAATCAG ATTGACGATAAAGAAGATAGCAGCATGTGGATTTGTGCTATGTTGTTGGCAATATTATTTCAAGATAGGGATATCATACGAGCACATGCAACAATGAAATCTATACCAGCCCTTGCCAATTTATTGAAGTCAGAGGAATCAGCAAACAAATATTTTGCTGCACAGTCAATAGCTAGCTTAGTCTGTAACGGTAGCAGGGGAACTCTTCTATCTGTTGCAAATTCTGGGGTGGCAGGTGGACTTATCTCCTTGCTTGGCTGTGCTGATGTTGATATACGGGATCTTCTGGAACTGTCTAATGAATTTTCTTTGGTGCCTTTTCCCGATCAAGTTGCTCTTGAGAGGCTGTTTAGAGTTGATGACATTAGAGTTGGTGCCACTTCTCGGAAGGCAATACCTGCCCTAGTTGATCTGCTCAAACCGATTCCAGATCGCCCAGGAGCACCATTTCTAGCACTAGGGATTTTGACTCAGCTTGCTAGAGATTGCCCATCAAATAAGATTGTAATGGTAGAGTCTGGGGCCATAGAGGCACTTACTAAGTATCTTTCACTGGGTCCACAAGATGCCATTGAAGAAGCTGCTACAGATCTGTTAGGTATTTTGTTTAGCAATGCTGAGATAAGGAGACACGAGTCAGCCTTTGGTGCTGTTACTCAACTCGTAGCCGTGTTACGTTTAGGAGGAAGAGCTGCAAGGTATAGTGCTGCTAAAGCCTTGGAAAGTTTATTCTCAGCTGACAACATTAGAAATGCAGAGACTGCTCGGCAAGCTGTTCAGCCCTTGGTGGAGATTCTTAATACTGGTTTAGAGAGAGAGCAACATGCTGCGATTTCTGCGTTAGTTAAGTTACTGAGTGAAAATCCTGCAAGAGCACTTGCTGTTGCTGATGTTGAGACGAATGCCATTGATGTTCTTTGCAAAATTCTTTCATCAGGTTGTTCAATGGATCTCAAAGGGGATGCTGCCGAATTATGCTGCGTTCTTTTTGGAAATACAAGGATTCGATCCACAGTGGCTGCTGCACGGTGTGTTGAACCTCTGGTCTCTCTCCTTGTAACTGAGTTTAGTCCTGCTCATCATTCAGTTGTACGGGCATTGGATAGGCTTGTTGGCGATGAGAAATTGGCTGATTTGGTTGTTGCACGTGGTGCAGTTATTCCTCTTGTTGGCCTACTTTTTGGTACGAACTTTGTACTCCATGAGGCCATTTCCAGAGCTCTGGTCAAGTTAGGAAAAGATCGACCTTCTTGTAAAATGGAAATGGTGAAAGCTGGTGTCATTGAATGCATACTTGACATCCTTCATGAAGCACCTGATTATCTCTGTGCAGCTTTTGCTGAATTGTTACGTATATTGACCAACAATGCTAGCATAGCCAAAGGATCATCAGCTGCTAAAGTGGTTGAACCCCTGTTCTTTTTGCTAACAAGACAAGAATTTGGGCCCAATGGACAACATAGTGTGTTGCAGGTTTTGGTTAATATCTTAGAGCATCCGCAGTGCCGTGCTGATTATAGATTAACTTCTCACCAAACTATTGAACCGCTCATCCCCTTGCTTGATTCTCAAACAGATACAGTGCAGCAGTTGGTTGCCGAGCTTCTATCCCATTTACTTTTAGAAGAAGACCTTCAGAAGGATCCAGTGACACAACAAGTAATTGGCCCTCTTGTGCGAGTTCTTGGTTCAGGCATGCAAATATTGCAGCAGAGAGCTTTGAAGGCCCTTGTCAGTATTGCAGATGTATGGCCCAATGAAATTGCAAAAGAGGGTGGTGTTATTGAAATTTCCAAAGTGATATTGCAAGCCGACCCTTCCATTCCTCATGTTTTATGGGAATCTGCTGCCTCTGTTTTGGCAAGTATTCTGCAATTTAGTTCGGAATTCTACTTAGAAATTCCTGTTGCTGTTTTGGTAAGGTTGCTTCAATCTGGATCAGAGAGCACAATTAGTGGTGCATTAAATGCTCTTCTTGTGTTGGAAAGTGATGATGAAACTAGTGCAGCTGCGGAGGCAATGGCTGAAAGTGGTGCCATAGAGGCTCTCTTGGAGCTCCTTACATCTCATCAGTGTGAGGACACTGCCGCAAGACTCTTAGAAGTATTGCTTAACAATGTAAAGAttagagaaacaaaggtcactAAATCAGCCATCTTACCATTATCCCAGTACCTGTTGGATCCTCAAACTCAAGCACAACAAGCGAGGTTATTAGCAACTTTGGCTCTTGGTGATCTATTCCAGAATGAGAGTCTTGCTCGGACAGCTGATGCAGCCTCAGCTTGTCATGCTTTAGTGAATGTGCTTATAGACCAACCCACTGAAGAAATGAAAGTTGTTGCCATATGTGCTCTGCAGAACCTTGTGATGCACAGTCGAGCAAATAAAAGAGCAGTTGCAGAGGCCAGTGGGGTTCAGGTTATACTGGATCTGATTGGTTCAAGTGATCCTGAAACATCTGTTCAGGCTGCAATGTTTATTAAACTTCTCTTTTCAAATCATACTATTCAAGAGTATGCCGTTAGTGAAACAGTCAGAGCGATAACTG CTGCTATCGAAAAGGATTTATGGGCTACTGGAGCGGTGAACGACGAGTATCTTAAAGCCTTAAATTCTCTATTTAGCAACTTCGCACACCTGAGAGCAACTGAACCAGCAACACTTAGCATTCCACATCTGGTTACATCCTTAAAGTCAGGTTCAGAGGCCACTCAGGAAGCTGCGTTAGATGCACTTTTTCTGCTCAGGCAAGCTTGGTCAGCATGCCCAGCAGAAGTTTCAAGAGCCCAGTCCATAGCAGCCGCAGATGCTATTCCTATGTTACAGTACTTACTCCAGTCTGGCCCACCTCGGGTTCATGAGAAGGCAGAGTTTCTGTTGCAGTGTTTACCGGGGACATTGGTGGTAATTATCAAGTGTGGTAATAATATGAAGCAGTCTGTTGGAAACCCGAGTGTTTACTGCAAGCTTACACTTGGAAACAATCCTCCAAGGCAAACCAAG GTGGTCTCAACCGGCCCTAACCCAGAGTGGGATGAGAGTTTCTCATGGTCCTTCGAGAGTCCTCCAAAAGGCCAGAAGCTTCAAATTTCTTGCAAAAACAAGAGTAAAATGGGAAAG AGTTCATTTGGGAAAGTGACGATCCAGATTGAGCGGGTGGTGATGCTGGGGACAGTATCGGGAGAGTACACATTGTTGCCAGAAAGTAAAAGCGGTCCTTCAAGAAATTTAGAAATAGAATTTCAATGGTCTAACAAATGA
- the LOC11408942 gene encoding formin-like protein 5 produces the protein MSSNSKYPILDDKPIDKWKVTELKEELKRRKLVTKGLKEDLINRLDEALREEREAAEAARKKEQEAAEASPEQEAAEGSKKDEANGLDTQVDELKDSKTINVDAEVFGTIQASEQGNSGVVEPFETDNVAKVPEVLDNDGIKNVDEDGVTDPVDANNSVSAMDVEGEHVESANAGEEAVAHPSNVETTVTITETVVTKTVSTEVVVDGQDSYSSEKNNEDSAIKLGNEESKVQLDSEDSKPQLESDTKPPCDNLMPNSSAPENQVSEVNPSIIGTQVKSDSFSTDSVSINQKNELKDTIIANNVKLEQDNVRQEMVEEPSSRNDVPVYDESHSVDVGGLHEKKSSVEANNNNVTSPELNKTNSSDDVGYSEKLNLDRSSGDDSMEEDLPEIRQYDSKFNDELSDKVENNEVLKGKEQSKTIVVGDGVSARNSDTHQDMNISTVSLTEKRKYPEQTLVGNNEPAKRQRRWNTEAVKGADLQSTTPRSATTPKDGQITLKRNLSRSNSSATDDTPKERIVPPSRRAPTNSLRIDQFLRPFTLKAVQELLGKTGSVSSFWMDQIKTHCYVTYSSTEEAIETRNAVYNLQWPTNGGRLLIAEFVDPEEVKMKLEAPPTPTAAVNSAPIVPPAPPSSQPEPSPRQHREQHLPVTLPPPPPLVRPPPVAREHLPSPPPLPEKVDPPIVTLDDLFRKTTATPRIYYLPLSEEQVAAKLAAQGKSTRQ, from the exons ATGTCATCAAACTCAAAATACCCGATTCTGGACGATAAGCCTATTGATAAGTGGAAGGTTACAGAGCTGAAAGAGGAACTGAAAAGAAGGAAGTTGGTTACCAAAGGTTTGAAGGAAGATTTAATTAATCGTTTGGACGAAGCCCTTCGCGAGGAAAGGGAGGCTGCTGAGGCTGCCCGCAAAAAGGAACAGGAGGCTGCCGAGGCTTCCCCCGAACAGGAGGCAGCCGAGGGTTCGAAGAAGGACGAGGCTAACGGTTTGGACACTCAAGTTGATGAGTTAAAAGATTCCAAGACTATTAATGTGGACGCTGAAGTGTTTGGTACAATTCAAGCTTCTGAACAGGGGAATAGTGGTGTAGTTGAACCATTTGAAACTGATAATGTAGCGAAGGTTCCAGAGGTTTTGGATAATGACGGTATTAAGAATGTTGACGAGGATGGTGTCACTGACCCAGTTGACGCTAATAATAGTGTGTCAGCAATGGATGTAGAAGGTGAACATGTGGAATCTGCTAACGCGGGAGAGGAGGCTGTTGCCCATCCTTCTAATGTGGAGACCACTGTTACGATAACTGAGACTGTCGTCACCAAGACTGTATCAACAGAAGTAGTAGTCGATGGTCAGGATTCTTATAGTTCTGAGAAGAATAATGAGGATTCGGCAATCAAGCTAGGGAATGAGGAATCAAAGGTGCAGCTGGACAGTGAGGACTCAAAGCCCCAACTGGAGTCTGACACAAAGCCTCCATGTGACAATCTCATGCCCAACTCTTCCGCTCCAGAAAACCAGGTATCTGAGGTCAACCCTAGTATAATAGGGACTCAAGTAAAATCTGATTCTTTTTCTACTGATTCTGTGTCAATTAATCAAAAGAATGAACTAAAGGATACTATAATTGCTAATAATGTCAAATTAGAACAAGATAATGTTAGGCAAGAGATGGTGGAAGAACCATCATCCAGAAATGATGTACCTGTTTATGATGAATCGCATTCAGTGGATGTTGGAGGGCTGCATGAAAAAAAGTCATCTGTTGAAGCAAATAACAACAATGTTACGAGTCCAGAGTTGAACAAAACCAATAGTAGTGATGATGTAGGTTATTCAGAAAAGTTGAACTTGGACAGAAGTTCTGGTGATGATTCTATGGAAGAGGACTTGCCTGAGATTAGGCAATATGATTCTAAGTTTAATGATGAACTTAGTGACAAAGTTGAGAATAATGAAGTCCTTAAGGGGAAGGAGCAAAGCAAAACAATAGTTGTGGGTGATGGCGTATCCGCAAGAAACAGTGATACCCACCAAGATATGAACATTAGTACTGTTTCCTTGACTGAGAAGCGAAAATATCCTG AACAAACATTAGTTGGGAACAATGAGCCTGCAAAAAGGCAACGCAGATGGAACACTGAGGCAGTTAAAGGAGCAGATCTGCAAAGCACTACTCCCAGATCTGCTACTACACCCAAGGACGGGCAAATTACTCTGAAGCGCAACTTATCTAGGTCTAATTCATCTGCAACTGATGATACACCTAAAGAACGCATTG TTCCACCATCTCGAAGAGCCCCAACAAATTCCCTCAGGATTGATCAATTCCTTCGTCCATTTACCCTAAAAGCAGTGCAAGAACTTCTTGGGAAAACTGGGAGCGTCAGCAGTTTCTGGATGGACCAAATAAAGACCCATTGCTATGTTACT TACTCGTCCACTGAAGAGGCCATTGAAACACGAAATGCTGTGTATAACTTGCAATGGCCTACAAATGGTGGGCGGCTCTTAATTGCCGAGTTTGTTGATCCTGAAGAAGTGAAAATGAAGTTAGAAGCTCCTCCCACTCCAACTGCTGCTGTCAACAGTGCTCCAATAGTTCCTCCCGCACCACCCTCTTCACAGCCGGAGCCTTCCCCTCGTCAGCACAGGGAACAACATCTTCCAGTTACTCTCCCACCTCCACCACCATTGGTAAGGCCCCCACCAGTTGCTAGGGAACACCTTCCATCGCCACCGCCCCTTCCCGAGAAAGTGGACCCACCTATTGTCACTCTAGATGATCTCTTCCGTAAAACCACTGCAACTCCTCGGATCTATTATTTACCTTTGTCTGAAGAGCAAGTTGCTGCAAAACTTGCGGCACAGGGTAAGAGTACAAGGCAGTAG